In Merismopedia glauca CCAP 1448/3, the sequence CTCATAGCTAGAGCCATCTACCTTGAGAACCAAGCTAGACGGGACACAAAAAACGACGGATTGAGTAATTCCTCAAAGGGGCACGACGAGAATAGACCTTTGGCAAAAGTAGTGTTGACTCATTAATTCCCCAATATTGAGAAATATGGAAGTAAGTCCTGTACTCTCGTAAATATTCTCAGGTCATCAATATCTGGTCTTCTCGACTTAATTGAGAAGGTCTTCCACTTTTAATCTGGGATTCTACAACTAGATATTTTGAGGTTCATTCAATAACTAGTACATCAACAGAATTTCTGTAAATATTGATTTTGATAAGTGGGGTGCCATTAACTATAGCTCGCCTAGCAGATTCCGAAGTGCTGCCATTATCGAGCATTTTTTCTAATTTACTTCGGTTCGAGACACTTCCAAAAACAGAGTCAAAGGTATCTTCTCGATCTATTTGACCAAATTTGTGGAAATTAGCTCTATCCTGTCGAATAATTGCCGCTGCCGATCTTAATCTCACTCCACTAGTATTGAAGTGGTCATCTCTACTTAGACGAGCAGTATACGAATCGACGAGATCGCTTGCGCTAGCTGGTAAAGCGGTAAGAGCGAGCAGAACAGGAAACACAATAAATCTACTAACCATGATAGTTTTCGAGTGAAACGAAGCAGGCATCTAGATGAATGAGCCTAGAGTTAACGGTTCTAGTCACCAGCGCGAGCGAAAGCTAAAAAAGAAAACAGTAGTAGTGTTCGCCGAGCGTCCGATACAGTAGCACGTTAAACACCGAATCAATGGCTAGACACCTCTAAACTATAACCTACCAGCCAAAAACCAACCCACTTGACCAGAGAAATTTAACTCTTTTTTATCACTCTATGCAGAGCAAAAATAGAATGGACATAGATTCCGTGTCAGAAAGATAGGAGTGGTGACACAACTTACCTGCTGGCGCGACTTAGCTCACAGCGCCGGAACATCCAGCCACAAAGCTGGATTGAATTGCCACCTATCGGCAATGTGGGCGTACAGCGCGGTCGTCCTGGGATCGGCGTGTCCCAATAAATCCTGTACCTGCCTCAAAGAAGCTCCCGCTCTCAACGCTAAGGTTCCTGCCGTATGTCGCAAGGAATGGGCACTCAAAGAGCGCTTTAGAGATGAAGATCTAGATTTTGATGGCTTTTGACCTCTTATTGCCACTGATGGCTCCCGTGTCACCACAGTGGAATTGGGTTCGACTCCTTGACTTGGCTCTGGGTTAAGGCTGAACGCATTCGCCAGTGCCGTGTCTGGGGTAGTTATGGTGTCAATCTCTGGTCTTCGGTCACTTTTGGGTATAGCTGCTGTTTTTCTGACTTTGCGTTTGACTGGCTCTGGTTTCAACCCATTGGCAATTAAATACTTATCCACTATGCGCTGCATCGATCGCCTCGACAGCCGCGATGAGTCGCAATTGCGAGAGTAGGAGACAAACAAAGGGGTATCTTCCCTTAAATTCTCTCCAGCTTGTTTCCTAGCCGTTAGATACTGATGCAGCAAGTCAGCCAAATCTGGAGTTAAAGGTACGATCCGCACAGAGCGCTTGCCTTTGACCTTCAAACCCACATCTGCTCCCCGTTTGACGATATCTCCTACCGATACTCGGTGCATCTCAATTGTCCGACAGCCTTGAATTACCATCACGGCAATCAACAAGCGATCGCGCAAAGATACAGGTGTATGATCTTTAGGCATATTCTCCAGCAACTTGTACATCTCCCCAGATTGCAGGTAATTAATCCGCTCGGCAGGATCTCTGGTTTCTCTTGGGGGTTTGAGTCCGAGTGCTGGGTTGTAGCTCATTAATTCATTTTCAATTAAAGCATCGTAAAACCGCCGCACCACGCTCAGTTTCAACGCCACAGTTGCCCGTTGATATTTCT encodes:
- a CDS encoding tyrosine-type recombinase/integrase, encoding MLVSQSQPHQIVAIDRLSALFDRYLQTDVGEGDAATDTLKTYRINLKQFLAWCSGINLHPIAATRRQMKEYRLWLLETQKYQRATVALKLSVVRRFYDALIENELMSYNPALGLKPPRETRDPAERINYLQSGEMYKLLENMPKDHTPVSLRDRLLIAVMVIQGCRTIEMHRVSVGDIVKRGADVGLKVKGKRSVRIVPLTPDLADLLHQYLTARKQAGENLREDTPLFVSYSRNCDSSRLSRRSMQRIVDKYLIANGLKPEPVKRKVRKTAAIPKSDRRPEIDTITTPDTALANAFSLNPEPSQGVEPNSTVVTREPSVAIRGQKPSKSRSSSLKRSLSAHSLRHTAGTLALRAGASLRQVQDLLGHADPRTTALYAHIADRWQFNPALWLDVPAL